A genome region from Nitrospinota bacterium includes the following:
- a CDS encoding PaaI family thioesterase, protein MTEELSAENCFVCSESNPVGLKLKFKMEGKIVKSEFTPKAEHQGWNNITHGGIITAVLDDAMAYCIYLKGIVGYTAKMEIRFRKPIPIGTTLLIYGRIVSQKKNLAIIKSWATFRDGQIAAEARGVFTIEKKGESSS, encoded by the coding sequence ATGACAGAAGAACTTTCTGCTGAGAACTGTTTTGTTTGTAGTGAAAGTAATCCTGTTGGATTAAAGCTTAAATTTAAAATGGAAGGAAAAATAGTAAAATCAGAATTTACTCCAAAAGCAGAACATCAAGGATGGAACAATATTACCCATGGAGGGATTATTACTGCTGTGTTAGACGATGCTATGGCATACTGTATTTACTTAAAAGGAATTGTTGGTTATACCGCAAAGATGGAGATAAGATTCAGAAAACCCATTCCCATAGGTACAACATTATTGATATATGGCAGAATAGTTTCTCAAAAGAAAAACTTAGCGATAATAAAATCATGGGCAACTTTTAGGGATGGCCAGATAGCAGCAGAGGCTAGGGGGGTCTTTACTATTGAAAAGAAAGGAGAAAGTTCATCTTGA